From Anopheles funestus chromosome 3RL, idAnoFuneDA-416_04, whole genome shotgun sequence, a single genomic window includes:
- the LOC125768075 gene encoding mucin-2-like isoform X1, translating into MKWNNRKITTLLSLFIITSLWTLSEAYRGSVRFTSRSEHVEPDNAHELPSNSDDEQPVTLSNSRFVRRRSTSTTTTLPLDSYTKAYGKEKRRGFRDGPTSSRTSIEIADEHEANNRATVPNRRTKQNSAFSLRTEIIAQNAFERRIDNDKEQILTNALEPAKKENPSSQRRRSKSRNLDQEPISAIANSGAVNDRVAKRVNPLTTLSPNLSNEVREELKGSAQRFTSRGATKGSNLVASHKREEGSSEENYPEQFKKLLKAQLNDDKLKTAYVKNLESTTKKNVHVVPERRKIQSVPSTTEATVTANKSNQAATRRVELSREAVTKENKFQHRTVAPKAREQTHRRSSQFSETNNTSSETVLQSLRTTKKSTSSESSSEQLLSVRQLSIRTRYSERNEQTSNERLSTPDKTSVEVADEKPTKSHVRPAIEARKRLTNPIERQSRGNVKVLSTTTPGPTTTVKLITPRPVRTYTRKQNTLSYLTSTTTEATTTTRKPFSPAPRSGSLAQRKPLVASVEQSALRTSTERSSTVWRSHTRKQPPDEFTNDLVNSREATQSAVNDIEEGPQQISLLYTNPVEYLRRRQNSTKTTKSSVIKTTTTTSSARSNESFTKAPIRHHSRKSSLTTRPTVSSSSNANIGFKRPPSFSSIRSNKKPAVYTPTIPTFTTLSTVKVIPDGQIMQKPANFSTKLPSRIASLSSYSTTAALANEIDIYDDDHRAAIESTDQYDREDAEEYVENELQLEEAQRKVLSHHQDPNVAIASGEKRSGGTEKQIAPVSSGLTQSHIDIDTPSHRVQDVPSAVTVSIFSALSEILSQPTESLQFLSSSTDAPTSTSASTTSTTSTSTTTTTTTTTTTTTTTTTTTISPPPQSPEPSLFSSKSNDKVLEMVGNSSAFASNVLPVSAGDTFVHTASYQESTDNPNVNKTDLTIASTRIAEGNVTIRQNSLASSGETASTQATPLWTQLYEQEETNSHDCVLCAENDIENRILTDAFPSVEERSIGSTISDSFLPTVPAVSSSSSDARVLKDTADADVVPLSITQKPLVPAAETEAMETATPTPTTTLLTTTHVTEERDHLTEMTTIIPIYSAPSVDMLPSTATTITAVDHFESVFTVTASNNDALLIEGASSTVHPFSPQFASEPLTTPHYEHTTQTQSQTVNPHDKISALEQTTSTMSPYITQFTEVSDLMDTSTILSSVKIGTESSDESVLPASTTIAYTNHNSTSGNSSNAIVDPRQLSATSPPDQATERPAKIMNSTPFIITPITPIASTTGSQQTSFTAYVTSPPMTVSKTPHSFPSVSDVTTRPSSSDLLARLGFAKSLETTTDEYRSRFKTRIPVLPIGFHDPAPVLRADSSFNRSSLSFTTLTLSSTTDTVKAEPIRSTVPVTSTTAIPAVSTTGYPTVSKRSRGIVVYGILPNNTVVRRVIGGEDEHVHTTTENVRVVYGIFPNGTVVKRYPNGTIVPEVKRHSPVEVTNIDPRELRNPNSLIYRTSEIPPLLQSLGVAPPATSTTASTSTTITTKPTDSTASTTESTVVYSTTALPSSITFSTTMNQPTGTTTIIEILRKYNEANQLDAKVKSDNVFSLTGGKTKSTNKTNITGTTTQVSSVESSNTGNRVHEDVRVSRPNSPDLVYRWKPIITSSTSTNDNELIPTTSEPKTTTASATPSVSENTVPDMMGVGKGNFGSVGFGLDSGEEPFPISNSSEEPSATINRKKSGVISVRNENTGSPNSEINLFSTSSVPTVDDTTISTTGRVIIASIVESTMPFERPTSTTPSTTTRPTTPWTTIVSTTPSTTSTLSTTSTKASTSTSTMVPTTSKSTLRKSTATVYPATTQRTRTTTFSDADDLAFLRQLARFLNGGQSPSNNGRKTTKKPTTTSTTTTTTTTTPKPTTTTTTSTTTTTSTTTTTTTPSPTTTPSLSTVIIDKDDPAFLNDVRKLPNFATPNPLVDTPLANRILQLAIQRDPKSIARLPLKTGNEFPSYEKPRTESQPKEISKATTLSPEEIEKTKKQLDREVQQYNNDLKLLSNLLGRPITEKDIPSLTKQLGTGGSGPLFANTGLSATRTTTTTTTTSTTHRPTSTADGELLKQLLLTQQQQHNSSPAVIERPEFYGKTNEAILAAVLKQRGIGPSNTNGNIEDILAQISPGARTSTLPPIVITTPRPTPRRVRPPQPPPLRSQSPILDGLSWLWREWQATAPQPRNRVPASGSSAATSVRTGTFGLSGGGGGGVGGGGGGGAGGGRTASLAQSYGDEGLDPDAKPINPSVTEEPPSLFGGFGINPGGQLLNAAIGVTRAVSQFLGVALQGAAKSFTSAFRPPPVASEPADDLSYYRFSGR; encoded by the exons ATGAAGTGGAACAACCGTAAAATAACGACATTGTTGTCGTTATTTATCATCACTAGTTTATGGACGTTAAGCGAG GCGTACCGGGGATCCGTCCGATTTACATCTCGATCCGAGCACGTGGAACCAGACAATGCACATGAACTGCCATCAAATTCCGATGACGAACAACCCGTTACACTTTCAAACAGTCGTTTTGTTCGAAGGCGTTCtacatcaacaacaactacCTTACCTCTGGATTCATATACGAAAGCGTATGGCAAGGAAAAGCGACGAGGTTTTAGAGATGGACCAACTTCATCTAGAACCAGCATCGAGATTGCAGATGAACACGAAGCGAATAATCGTGCAACCGTTCCGAATcgacgaacgaaacaaaatagtGCTTTCTCGTTGCGAACGGAAATCATTGCACAGAACGCGTTTGAAAGACGTATTGATAACGATAAAGAGCAAATTCTAACAAATGCGTTAGAGCctgcaaaaaaagagaatccTTCTTCGCAGCGGCGTCGATCCAAGAGCAGAAATTTGGACCAAGAACCTATATCTGCGATTGCGAATAGCGGTGCTGTAAACGACCGGGTAGCGAAAAGAGTCAACCCATTAACAACATTAAGCCCGAACCTTTCAAATGAAGTGAGAGAAGAATTAAAAGGGTCGGCTCAACGTTTTACCTCACGAGGCGCAACCAAAGGGTCGAATCTTGTTGCATCACACAAGCGTGAAGAGGGCTCTTCGGAGGAAAACTATCCAGAACAGTTTAAGAAGCTATTGAAAGCGCAGCTTAATGATGATAAATTGAAGACAGCGTACGTGAAAAATTTGGAAAGCACAACCAAGAAAAATGTACATGTTGTGCCCGAACGAAGGAAAATTCAATCTGTACCATCAACTACGGAAGCCACTGTGACTGCTAACAAATCTAATCAAGCTGCTACTCGACGCGTGGAACTGTCGAGGGAAGCCGtcacgaaagaaaacaaatttcaacatCGAACTGTAGCGCCAAAGGCCAGAGAACAAACGCATAGAAGAAGTTCGCAGTTTTcagaaacaaacaatacaTCTTCCGAAACCGTTCTACAATCGTTGCGTACCACTAAGAAAAGCACCTCGTCAGAATCGTCCTCGGAGCAGCTTCTTTCGGTGCGGCAGCTCAGCATACGCACGCGGTACAGCGAAAGAAATGAGCAGACTTCGAACGAAAGATTAAGCACTCCCGACAAGACATCCGTAGAAGTTGCGGATGAAAAGCCAACCAAATCGCATGTCCGACCGGCAATCGAAGCTAGGAAGCGGCTTACAAATCCAATCGAACGTCAGTCCCGTGGCAATGTGAAGGTGTTAAGTACGACTACTCCAGGACCAACGACTACGGTGAAATTGATCACGCCCAGGCCCGTTCGGACGTACACGCGAAAACAGAACACATTGAGTTATCTTACTTCGACTACTACCGAGGCAACGACTACAACTAGAAAACCGTTCTCACCTGCACCAAGGTCCGGATCCTTGGCACAACGTAAGCCATTAGTAGCGTCAGTTGAACAGAGTGCGTTAAGAACCAGCACCGAAAGAAGCTCTACGGTGTGGCGATCGCACACCAGGAAGCAACCGCCAGACGAGTTTACAAATGATTTAGTCAACTCGCGTGAAGCAACCCAATCGGCAGTAAACGATATTGAAGAAGGACCTCAACAAATCTCACTTCTATACACAAACCCGGTGGAATATCTGAGAAGAAGACAAAattcaaccaaaacaacaaagagTTCTGTTAtcaaaaccacaacaacaacttcTTCAGCAAGATCAAATGAAAGCTTTACAAAGGCACCAATAAGGCATCATTCGCGGAAATCTTCACTAACTACAAGGCCAACAgtttccagcagcagcaacgccAATATTGGG TTCAAACGGCCCCCATCTTTTTCATCCATTCGGTCAAATAAAAAACCTGCCGTATACACGCCAACGATTCCAACATTTACGACGCTATCGACG GTAAAGGTTATCCCCGATGGTCAAATTATGCAAAAGCCTGCTAACTTCAGCACAAAACTGCCAAGCCGCATCGCTAGCCTATCTTCCTACTCCACCACCGCTGCACTAGCTAACGAAATCGATATCTATGATGATGATCACAGAGCCGCGATCGAATCAACCGATCAGTATGATAGGGAAGACGCCGAAGAATACGTCGAAAACGAACTCCAGTTGGAGGAAGCCCAACGAAAGGTGTTATCACATCATCAGGATCCTAACGTGGCTATCGCAAGTGGAGAGAAACGATCCGGAGGCACCGAAAAACAGATCGCTCCAGTTTCGTCTGGCTTGACCCAGAGCCATATCGACATTGACACACCGAGCCATCGGGTCCAGGACGTGCCGTCCGCCGTGACCGTGTCAATATTCAGCGCTCTGTCCGAGATCCTTTCGCAACCTACCGAaagtttacaatttttgtCCTCCAGCACTGATGCACCAACCTCTACGTCTGCATCTACAACAAGCACCACTTCAACTTCtaccaccacaaccaccacaaccaccaccactaccaccaccactactaccactacgACTATATCTCCGCCTCCTCAATCACCAGAACCGTCTTTATTTTCTAGCAAATCCAACGACAAGGTACTGGAAATGGTGGGCAACAGTTCTGCCTTTGCTTCCAACGTACTGCCTGTGAGCGCGGGCGATACGTTTGTACATACTGCTAGCTATCAGGAATCTACCGATAACCcgaatgtaaataaaacagatCTAACCATTGCAAGCACACGGATCGCGGAGGGGAATGTGACGATTAGGCAAAACTCGTTAGCAAGTTCTGGAGAGACTGCATCGACACAGGCTACGCCATTGTGGACACAACTATACGAGCAGGAAGAAACGAACAGTCACGACTGCGTCCTGTGTGCAGAAAATGATATCGAAAATAGAATTCTCACGGATGCATTCCCTTCTGTTGAGGAAAGATCGATTGGCAGTACGATTAGTGATTCGTTTCTTCCTACCGTTCCCGCTGTATCCAGCTCTTCGTCCGACGCCCGTGTCCTTAAGGATACCGCTGATGCTGATGTTGTTCCTTTATCCATTACACAGAAACCGTTAGTGCCTGCAGCAGAAACGGAAGCGATGGAGACTGCGACACCGACACCGACTACCACACTGCTCACTACTACTCATGTGACTGAAGAACGGGACCACCTCACCGAAATGACTACCATCATTCCAATCTATAGTGCCCCATCAGTGGACATGCTTCCTAGTACCGCCACTACCATCACCGCTGTAGACCACTTTGAATCCGTGTTTACTGTAACAGCTTCAAATAACGATGCCTTACTAATAGAGGGTGCTTCATCGACGGTGCATCCGTTTTCGCCACAATTCGCTTCAGAACCCCTTACTACTCCTCACTACGAACATACAACTCAAACACAATCTCAGACTGTCAATCCCCACGATAAAATCAGTGCTCTTGAACAGACAACTTCAACAATGTCACCCTACATTACCCAGTTTACTGAAGTTAGCGACTTGATGGATACTAGTACCATTTTGTCAAGTGTCAAAATTGGAACCGAATCGTCAGATGAATCCGTTCTCCCTGCTTCGACAACCATTGCTTACACTAACCATAATTCCACATCCGGCAACAGTAGCAATGCCATAGTAGATCCACGCCAACTGTCAGCGACTAGTCCACCCGACCAGGCCACTGAACGGCCTGCCAAGATAATGAACAGTACACCATTCATCATCACTCCCATCACCCCAATTGCTTCCACCACTGGTTCGCAACAGACGAGCTTCACCGCATACGTTACGTCACCACCAATGACCGTAAGTAAGACACCTCACTCTTTCCCATCTGTTTCCGATGTCACCACTCGCCCATCTTCTTCCGATCTGCTGGCTCGGCTCGGTTTTGCCAAATCTCTCGAAACTACCACCGACGAGTACCGATCGAGATTCAAAACGCGCATACCAGTCTTGCCAATTGGCTTCCATGATCCTGCCCCTGTCTTGAGGGCGGACTCTTCTTTCAATCGATCTTCGCTTTCGTTTACGACTCTGACACTATCGAGCACAACTGATACTGTCAAGGCTGAACCGATTCGTTCCACTGTTCCCGTGACGTCCACAACCGCAATTCCTGCGGTGAGCACAACCGGTTATCCCACGGTCAGCAAACGATCCCGCGGGATTGTCGTGTATGGCATACTGCCGAACAATACCGTTGTTCGGCGGGTGATTGGTGGAGAAGATGAGCATGTCCACACAACGACAGAGAACGTGCGGGTCGTGTATGGGATATTTCCGAATGGTACGGTGGTGAAACGCTATCCGAACGGTACGATCGTGCCCGAGGTCAAGCGCCATAGTCCCGTGGAAGTTACCAACATCGATCCGCGTGAGCTACGCAACCCGAACAGTCTCATCTATCGCACATCAGAAATTCCGCCACTATTACAGTCGTTGGGTGTCGCTCCACCAGCCACTAGCACCACAGCCTCTACTAGCACTACTATAACCACCAAGCCAACTGACAGCACGGCATCCACTACAGAGAGTACTGTTGTCTATAGTACTACTGCTCTACCTTCTAGTATCACTTTTTCCACCACAATGAACCAACCCACG ggtACGACAACTATTATAGAAATATTGCGCAAGTACAACGAAGCGAACCAGTTGGATGCTAAGGTGAAATCGGATAATGTCTTTAGCCTAACAGGGGGCAAGACAAAATCAACGAACAAAACGAATATTACTGGTACTACGACACAAGTTTCTTCGGTGGAAAGTTCcaat ACTGGCAACAGAGTTCATGAAGATGTCAGAGTCTCACGACCAAATTCACCCGACTTAGTGTATCGATGGAAACCGATCATAACATCAAGCACAAGTACGAACGATAACGAATTGATTCCTACAACGAGTGAGCCAAAGACCACAACGGCATCAGCTACACCGAGTGTGTCCGAGAATACCGTACCAGATATGATGGGAGTTGGTAAAGGAAATTTTGGTTCGGTAGGATTCGGTTTAGATAGTGGTGAGGAGCCATTTCCTATAAGCAACAGTTCGGAAGAACCATCCGCTACGATAAACCGGAAGAAGAGTGGCGTCATAAGTGTTAGAAACGAAAATACCGGGTCGCCTAATTCGGAGATTAACCTATTTTCAACATCAAGCGTACCTACCGTGGATGACACTACCATATCAACCACCGGGAGGGTAATTATAGCATCAATTGTTGAAAGTACAATGCCTTTTGAACGGCCTACAAGCACAACGCCTTCAACCACTACTAGACCAACCACTCCCTGGACAACGATTGTTAGCACAACTCCTAGCACTACGAGCACTTTGAGCACAACAAGCACAAAGGCGTCTACATCTACCAGCACGATGGTTCCAACTACAAGCAAAAGTACGTTACGCAAATCGACAGCAACTGTTTATCCTGCTACCACACAAAGAACACGTACAACAACATTCTCCGATGCGGATGATTTAGCATTCTTG CGTCAACTAGCAAGATTCCTGAACGGAGGGCAGTCACCAAGTaacaatggaagaaaaactacaaaaaaacctaCCACTACTTcaactactaccactaccaccactacTACTCCGAAACCTACTACGACTACAACAACGtcgactactactactactagcaCAACTACAACGACTACTACGCCCAGCCCAACAACAACGCCGAGTTTAAGCACCGTCATCATTGATAAGGATGATCCAGCCTTTCTAAACGATGTG CGTAAATTGCCCAACTTTGCAACACCAAATCCCCTCGTCGATACACCGCTGGCTAATAGAATACTTCAGCTAGCAATACAAAGAGATCCCAAGAGCATCGCACGATTACCCTTGAAAACTGGGAATGAGTTTCCATCGTACGAAAAGCCACGCACCGAGAGTCAGCCGAAAGAAATCTCTAAAGCGACTACCCTGTCTCCGGAGGAAAtagagaaaacgaaaaagcaGCTGGATCGGGAGGTACAGCAGTACAACAATGATTTGAAACTTCTTTCGAATCTACTGGGAAGACCCATTACCGAGAAAGATATTCCGAGTCTTACCAAGCAGCTTGGAACAGGTGGCTCCGGACCATTGTTCGCAAATACTGGACTATCGGCGACGAgaacgacgacaacgacgacaacaacgagCACAACGCACCGGCCAACCTCAACAGCAGACGGTGAGCTGTTGAAGCAGCTGCTTCTcacgcaacaacagcaacacaatAGCAGCCCAGCAGTTATTGAGCGACCAGAGTTTTACGGTAAAACTAATGAAGCAATTTTGGCAGCCGTACTGAAGCAGCGTGGCATAGGACCGTCAAATACGAACGGAAATATTGAGGACATTTTGGCGCAAATATCGCCTGGCGCTCGGACGTCTACTTTACCTCCGATAGTTATCACAACACCGCGGCCCACACCGAGACGCGTTCGTCCCCCACAACCACCGCCATTACGATCACAAAGCCCAATTCTGGACGGCTTGAGTTGGTTGTGGCGTGAATGGCAAGCGACAGCTCCACAGCCACGTAATCGAGTTCCTGCTTCTGGAAGTAGTGCCGCCACCAGTGTCCGAACGGGAACGTTTGGACtgagtggtggtggtggtggtggtgttggaggtggtggtgggggTGGCGCTGGTGGAGGAAGAACAGCGTCTCTAGCACAATCGTACGGAGATGAGGGACTAGACCCGGATGCG AAACCAATCAACCCCAGCGTCACTGAAGAACCACCATCGTTGTTTGGCGGGTTTGGCATCAATCCCGGAGGACAACTGTTGAATGCAGCGATCGGTGTGACTCGTGCTGTATCACAGTTCCTAGGCGTAGCGCTACAG GGAGCAGCCAAATCGTTTACTTCCGCGTTTCGCCCACCACCAGTCGCTAGTGAACCTGCGGACGACCTGAGCTACTACCGTTTCAGTGGTAGATAA